The following are encoded together in the Zingiber officinale cultivar Zhangliang chromosome 8A, Zo_v1.1, whole genome shotgun sequence genome:
- the LOC122010406 gene encoding NADPH-dependent pterin aldehyde reductase-like gives MPTAPAAIAAGLKGGAAPPKTVLVTGASRGLGRALVLELAKRGHVVIGCLRSAEKVKSLESELMAFTPNASSSSAAPPFKHFVADLDVRSDSSVKELAKLVVESGRVPDIIVNNAGTINKNNKFWQVPAEEFDMVIDTNVKGIANIMRHFLPLMIEKKHGIIVNISSGWGRSAAAEVAPYCASKWAVEGLTKSVAKELPPGLAVVALSPGVINTDMLTSCFGSSAALYQTPENWAPNAAQMILNFTVEDNGASLTV, from the exons ATGCCGACCGCCCCAGCAGCAATAGCGGCGGGATTGAAGGGGGGAGCGGCGCCACCGAAGACGGTGCTTGTGACTGGGGCAAGCCGTGGTCTCGGCCGTGCGCTCGTACTCGAGCTGGCCAAGCGCGGCCACGTCGTCATCGGCTGCCTGCGCTCCGCTGAGAAAGTTAAATCTCTCGAATCCGAGTTGATGGCTTTTACTCCCAACGCTTCCTCCTCTTCCGCTGCTCCTCCCTTCAAGCATTTCGTTGCCGATCTAGACGTG AGATCGGATAGCAGTGTTAAGGAGTTGGCTAAGCTTGTTGTGGAGTCGGGACGAGTGCCTGATATCATCG TGAATAATGCAGGCactataaataaaaacaataaattttgGCAAGTTCCAGCAGAAGAATTTGACATGGTCATAGATACCAATGTGAAAGGAATTGCAAATATAATGCGCCACTTTTTACCCCTTATGATAGAAAAGAAGCATGGTATCATTGTGAATATTTCTTCTGGTTGGGGGAGATCTGCAGCTGCAGAG GTTGCCCCATACTGTGCTTCAAAATGGGCAGTAGAAGGTTTGACGAAATCTGTTGCAAAGGAGTTGCCTCCAGGCCTTGCAGTCGTTGCTCTCAGTCCTGGGGTGATAAACACTGACATGCTTACCTCATGCTTTGGAAGTTCTGCTGCTTTATATCAAACTCCAGAAAATTG GGCACCTAATGCTGCTCAAATGATACTTAACTTCACAGTGGAAGATAATGGCGCATCACTGACCGTGTGA
- the LOC122010408 gene encoding nitrate reductase [NADH]-like, whose protein sequence is MATFVDNRQFSRLDQPNGHAKHYPDLPTLISRPPFIPPLTLDRRPSAGEEEGTGDDDDEEEVVDWKKLYDTASHFELEPSARDPLDEGTADGWIQRNPSLIRLTGRHPFNCEPPLARLMHHGFITPVPLHYVRNHGAVPRADLATWTVEVTGLVRRPLSLTVDDLVRAFAPVEIPVTLVCAGNRRKEQNMVQQTIGFNWGPAAVSTTVWRGASLRDVLRRAGVMGRKDGALFVCFEGAEDLPGGGGGDSKYGTCLRREVAMDPSRDVMLAYMQNGEPLTPDHGFPVRVIIPGFIGGRMVKWLKRIIVAPQESDSYYHFKDNRVLPPYVDAELANAEAWWYKPEYIINELNVNSVITTPGHDEVFPINAFTTQREYTMRGYAYSGGGRKVTRVEVTLDGGDTWLVCSLDHPEKPNKYGKYWCWCFWSLEVEVLPLLSAKEVAVRAWDESHNTQPEKLNWNLMGMMNNCWFRVKVKVCRPHKGEIGLMFEHPTQPGNQSGGWMVRQKHMATAEAPAQKLKKSTSTPFMNTAAEHYTMSQVRKHASRDSAWIIVHGQVYDCTAFIKDHPGGPDSILVNAGTDCTEEFDAIHSDHAKALLDTYRIGELISSGYVSDASVHGASDLSHLATIREAVPAPVPVTLVNPREKVQCTLVSKKSISHDVRLFRFALPSADQLLGLPVGKHIFLCSTIDGKFCMRAYTPTSPVDVVGHFELLIKVYFKGEHPKFPNGGLMSQHLDSLPLGSVLDIKGPVGHINYTGCGNFLIEGSKKRFARRLAMIAGGTGITPMYQVIQAVLQDPEDQTEMHLVYANRSEDDILLQEELDGWASRRPEQFKVWYVIDQSKREGWRYSTGFITESILREHIPVGGRDDTLVLACGPPPMIQFAIMPNLEKMKYDTTNSLLLF, encoded by the exons CTCCGCGCGCGACCCCCTCGACGAAGGCACCGCCGACGGCTGGATCCAGCGCAACCCCTCCCTGATCCGCCTCACCGGCAGGCACCCCTTCAACTGCGAGCCGCCGCTGGCGCGCCTCATGCACCACGGCTTCATCACCCCCGTCCCGCTCCACTACGTCCGCAACCACGGCGCGGTGCCTCGCGCCGACTTGGCCACCTGGACCGTCGAAGTCACCGGCCTCGTCAGACGCCCCCTGTCGCTCACCGTGGATGACCTCGTCCGCGCCTTCGCGCCCGTCGAGATCCCCGTCACGCTCGTGTGCGCCGGCAACCGGCGCAAGGAGCAGAACATGGTCCAACAGACCATCGGCTTCAACTGGGGCCCTGCCGCCGTGTCCACCACCGTTTGGCGCGGCGCGAGCCTCCGCGACGTGCTCCGCCGTGCCGGCGTCATGGGCCGCAAGGACGGTGCGCTCTTCGTCTGCTTCGAGGGCGCCGAGGACCTTCCCGGCGGGGGCGGCGGCGACTCCAAGTACGGCACGTGCCTCCGGCGGGAGGTGGCGATGGACCCCTCCCGCGATGTCATGCTCGCCTACATGCAGAACGGCGAGCCGCTGACGCCGGACCATGGTTTCCCCGTCCGCGTCATCATCCCTGGCTTCATCGGCGGCCGCATGGTCAAATGGCTCAAGCGCATCATCGTCGCCCCGCAAGAATCCGACAGCTATTACCATTTCAAGGACAACCGCGTCCTCCCTCCCTACGTCGACGCCGAGCTAGCCAACGCCGAAG CTTGGTGGTACAAGCCGGAATACATCATTAACGAACTGAACGTCAACTCGGTGATCACGACGCCGGGCCACGACGAGGTATTCCCCATCAACGCCTTCACGACGCAGAGGGAGTACACCATGAGAGGTTACGCCTACTCCG GCGGCGGAAGAAAGGTGACGCGAGTGGAGGTGACGCTGGACGGCGGCGACACCTGGCTCGTCTGCTCTCTCGACCACCCCGAGAAGCCCAACAAGTACGGCAAATATTGGTGCTGGTGCTTCTGGTCACTGGAGGTCGAGGTCCTGCCGCTGCTCAGCGCCAAGGAGGTCGCCGTCCGAGCATGGGACGAGTCCCATAATACCCAGCCGGAGAAGCTAAATTGGAATCTCATG GGGATGATGAACAACTGCTGGTTCAGGGTGAAGGTGAAGGTGTGTCGGCCTCACAAGGGCGAGATCGGGTTGATGTTCGAGCACCCGACGCAGCCCGGGAACCAATCCGGTGGGTGGATGGTGCGGCAGAAGCACATGGCGACGGCGGAGGCGCCGGCGCAGAAGCTGAAGAAGAGCACCTCCACCCCCTTCATGAACACCGCCGCCGAGCACTACACCATGTCGCAGGTCCGCAAGCACGCATCGCGCGATTCCGCGTGGATCATCGTCCACGGCCAAGTCTACGACTGCACGGCCTTCATCAAGGACCATCCCGGCGGCCCCGACAGCATCCTTGTCAACGCCGGCACCGACTGCACCGAGGAGTTCGATGCCATCCACTCCGACCATGCCAAGGCGCTCCTCGACACCTACCGCATCGGCGAGCTCATCTCCTCTGGCTACGTCTCCGACGCCTCCGTCCACGGCGCGTCCGACCTCTCTCACCTCGCCACCATCCGCGAGGCCGTTCCCGCGCCGGTGCCGGTCACGCTGGTGAACCCCCGCGAGAAGGTACAGTGCACGCTCGTCTCCAAGAAGTCCATCTCCCACGACGTCCGACTATTCCGCTTCGCGCTCCCCTCGGCCGACCAATTGCTGGGCCTTCCCGTCGGGAAGCACATCTTCCTCTGTTCCACCATCGACGGCAAGTTCTGCATGCGCGCCTACACACCGACGAGTCCAGTGGACGTGGTCGGCCACTTCGAGCTACTCATCAAGGTCTACTTCAAGGGCGAGCACCCCAAATTCCCCAACGGCGGCCTCATGTCGCAGCACTTGGACTCCCTGCCCCTCGGCTCCGTCTTGGACATCAAAGGCCCAGTCGGCCACATCAATTATACCGGCTGCGGTAACTTCCTGATAGAAGGAAGCAAGAAGAGGTTTGCTCGGCGGCTGGCGATGATCGCCGGTGGAACGGGGATCACGCCGATGTACCAAGTGATCCAGGCGGTTCTGCAGGACCCGGAGGATCAGACGGAGATGCACCTAGTGTACGCCAATCGGTCGGAGGACGACATATTGCTGCAGGAGGAGCTGGACGGGTGGGCGAGCCGGCGGCCGGAGCAGTTCAAGGTGTGGTACGTGATCGACCAGTCCAAGCGAGAGGGGTGGCGGTACAGCACCGGATTTATTACCGAAAGCATCCTGAGGGAGCATATTCCGGTGGGCGGCCGCGACGACACGCTAGTCCTCGCTTGCGGCCCGCCGCCCATGATTCAATTCGCGATTATGCCCAACTTGGAGAAGATGAAGTATGACACGACTAATTCCCTCCTACTGTTCTGA